ATTATCAATGTGGAGATATCAACTTTATTAGCATTTGGAGCCTTCTTATCTGGGTTTGCGTCAGCTTTGGGAATGTTCATAGTTAATTGCGGTTGagtataaacataacatttttctGCAGATCTTTGTTTCGTATTATACACATTAGTTTTACGAGGGTGACTATCGTCGCATGAACATTTCGAAACTGCCGTAGAACTGTCTACTTGAATAGTCACTGACGAAGCTTTGTCTGTTTCGATTTCGCTTTTTGTGTACTCCTGATCTGTACCACAAGCGATTGAATTCACAATATTTGGATCATCTTCACTGAAATCTAAAATAATGAGGATATAGTAACTAAACACAGCTGCTCGACATATTTGactattacaaaatatacttacgGGTAGTAAAGGAGGAATGATCACCGATAGCAAGCCGCGACCCTGATTTATCTGAACCCTGCAATGATTAATTAATTCAGAACATCTGTTTGAATTCTAAGAAACAGCATAGCCTATATAAACTACATGGAAGATGTACCATACCTTTCTAGAATGGAACCGACTCTTTTCTGCGATATACAAAGTTTTGATAGCGGGAGCTCTCGGCTTTATAGAGACGAGTACTCTTTGGGAAGCTGGACGATGTGTAGGCCTTCTTTGCAGTATCTCCAAATCTGTATAATACAAAACACGTTACAAACAATCATCAAGTAGAAATACATTCGTTATTCATAGTGTTATATACCCAAAAGAAGTTGTTTCTTAGGCATGCGCGCAGAGCCTGCTAGAGAATCGTAGTCAACTTCTCGTATCAACTTCTCTTCTTGGATGGACAGTAACTTCTTCTTGGATGGAGACTGTTTATTTTCcatcacattttattttcctcTTCCCCTGCATAGTTATAAAATCAACCCGCCTGAACTATAATGATATGAGCCAAagcaatacaataatttatacaattaacaataaaaaagaaaattttacattattctGACGTTTACGTTGACTGAAaagtttttcttcttttttgttCACAGAATTTATGGTTTGCTGTTTGATTTTgacataaaagtttttatagtaAACAGAAATTGGGAAGATCCAAATAAtgatttgttaataaagtttaaggAGTACCGTAAGTAATAGATAACATATTTTGAGtctcattttaattatattgttacagTTAACTGTTTGTGTAATTAATCCTTTATCATTATGTcgaatacaatttttatttgttactattaAATTGACTGAATTCTAAACATGCCTAAATCTAATACTTCCCGGTCGAGTTTTGTTCCTGTATCCGGAattttagatttctaattaagATTTCATTTTCTACAAAGTTTTAgatttacttgtcacagtttgtcgcttttcttttattttttttcacattGTATGACGTATGGCTGCAGCCATATTGGATTATTTTTACTACGATGTCTGACACTCGCTAGTTAAGACGAATCGATTGAcgtaaatatcatcaaaatcggtacGCGCGACTGGATTCTAGAGTGCCATAAAAGAACATACACTCGCATATAGATTCATAAATACATTACCCTCCTTTGTgtcgcgcagtcgggtaaaGTATTAGTGCATAGctttgacaaaaaatatcatggtgcctatttttgttaacaaaactACAATACCGAAATCCTTTTTGATGAAAATCCGTTTCGAAAATAGAAGACacaaaaaaacaagaaagttaGCTGTCAAAATTTACAAAGCGTGACGTTTCTCCCATTTgtgcttcaaataaaattgttaaccaACTTTCTTGGTGAAATTAATAAGGTTTAAGGGTATATTACAACGTATGGATGCTAGTGTTACCGTGAGAGATGTCGGAGCCAGAGAATACTAGCGGCGGGGCCGCCGACCGCGTCTCACCGATAGTGGTGGTCGAGTCTGCATCGAGCAAGCATACGATGCCATTTAGACCCGTGGACCGACAGGATGGGGAGGCGCCCGACTTGCATCAAAAGCGCGCGCCAGCTGTACCATGTATGTGCATATCTATATTATGAACGCGTCATACTCATTTCCCAGGGAAACACTGTCATCACTTAGACAATTGTCAAGATGTGTTGTATAGAAGCCGCGTGTAATTACTAGTAGAAATTAttgcatattttctttatagcTCAATAATAGCAATTTATAACAGCTACTACTACTTACGATTTATGTAACACGTGAATACTATTTtgctaagatttttttatattttttcattgcaTCAACAGCAGTAGCCGAAAATTGGAGGGATTCAGCGGAAAACCCTGAAATTAAAGAATTGAAAGAAAGCTTAAATGGTgagatttaaagaaataatagttCATAACTTGTAGTCTAGCTTTGATAAAAGTTTCATTCCAGGCTATCATTATTATCCTATTAAATTAGAACTAATTAAAAGTGAACACTCTCGTTATAACGGAATTTATTTACTCTTTACAGTCAAGTCCTCTGAGCAGCACAAGCATGTTGCAAAAAAACTGTCTTCGAACATCTCAAGCAAGAAACGAGGCTCTCCCGTGGCAATACCATTGATGCCCGTACAAGTGCAGTCAAAGGTAGGCTTGACAGCTTCGAACAAGTTCCCTATTCATATGTTAGCGGTGTTATAGTACAAGTGATTGAGGAGTAGTCTGCCGTAATCATACACAACTCATGTCGCTCTTATTGTCGCAGACGGGTGAAATAATAACAGCTGCGCCCTCGGCACAGCCCATACCGGAGCTCTCTACTCCTGTACTTGGTAAGGGCAAGAAGAAAGAAGCAATAGAGAAGAAGGACGATGAGGACAGTATAACGTCGGAGATAGCAGAGGAGCGGACTCCCGAACAGGCCGCTGCAAAAACTACTCCGGAATGGGTAGGAATGATGCTTCGTACAATTTATGCGGCTTTTTTCTTTAGCGCCGCAATAATTATTAAGCAAATTTTAACCAAATTAGGCATTTGAACTCTTATCGTCTTCATCACGTTTATCCGAACAGTCATGTTATTTTGTGATTGAATCCGATTCGAGTCTGTATTTACCTCGAGACGCGGCAGCCCGCACGCAGCATAGCCACTATGCACGTTCGACGTCGCCTAAATTGAATAGTTTAGCCCGATAGTGTTCGAGCCGATCTAACAATAACCTCGCAATGTTGTGGCGTGTGTTGCGTACGTGGTGCGTGTGTAACGTTGTTGTTGATTGGTTGTAGTCGGACGACGAAGAGGCGGGCGGGCTGCCGCGCAGCGAGTCTCGTACGTCGCGCGTGGCGCGCGCCGTGCGCCAGTTGCTCTGTTGCGGCGTGCCGCTCGAGGCGCCCTCCGAGGACAACGTGTCCTCGCGCACCGGCTTCTTCAACAGCGGCATTTAACCTCGTCGCCACCCTCGCACGCTACCGCTACCTTACTGTGTCTTCACGCCTCTTCTTCCTTTTACGACAGCTGGCCATTTCCGATCGACGCGTCTTATCTTAGTTTATTTGTTAGCGATTAAGCTATAAATGTTTAGTCAAGTCTGTTAAGTGATATCAAGAcgacaatatatttattgttcaagGGCTAGAGTATAAGTGTCCACCCCGAGACGTGCTTCTGGGATATCTGTAGGTGACGACGATCGGGGATGGCCAGCTGGACAAATGGAAAATTACGTTATGTAAACATTGCGTGTGTACTtagttgtgtaaataaaattatttgaaatttcttCACTTATAAACATTGAGATGATTGGTCTACAGAtcccttcatagcaaaatgtacaacaagcaaaatgagcacggcacttaaaatgtacaaatcgcataatgtgcaaatagcaaaaagagcaaatcgcataatgtacaatacgcataatgtgcaatacttaaaatgaacactatacgcaaaacgagcaaaaagcaaaatgtacatagtCGCCTTCGTTCACACTAACCACTTACTGCCGTTTCTTAGTTTGGGGTTTGTTGGATTCATAtagcattgtaataaaacaacttcacattcaatataagtttatttatatattaataaagggAACTTAATGAGGCGTGGTATGAAATCCTTGAATCATCaccaaataacaaagcaatgAGGACTTACACAACAACTAATtctgttgaaattatattatttatttaaacttaaaagaaaacaaactaaaatgcaAGTCTTGTATATATCATCTGTAGAAGAAATTGTTTAAcggaaatacttttaatatgcaaactgtttagtatttttttatactttttatcaaagacGATGTCTGCTTTTCTCCTATTTTTCATTGCCGGctcaaatatgctttttttaattttattatcactgaACACACCGATTTTAGGATACTAacgatcaaataaaaaaatctccacGAGTCGGTCTTGTAAACATGCCCTAAcagtattatgtacattttgctttttgctcgttttgcgtatagtgttcattttaagtattgcacattatgcgtattgtacattatgcgatttgctctttttgccatttgcacattatgcgatttgtacattttaagtgccgtgctcattttgcttgttgtacattttgctatgaagggCTACAGATTCGGTATATCCAATGCTCGCCCTGTGTTAAgtgatttataaaatacatttttgttgttgttacaccgtttgttaatttaattatgtttaaccTCTTGATTGCCTACAATAGCTTTGCTTTCGTGTAACCTAGGCTTATGATGTTACATTATAACTATCCGAAATAACATGTCTGATCTTTTTATTAACCATTCATAAAGTTATGTAAgacgattgaaaattaaagtttcaTTTTCCAAAACAATACTTCTTTTACTTAAGATTTGCCAGCATTTTTGTAATCCTATTCACTTTCTATAAAATAACGGGCGTTAAAAGTATAAAGAAGAGAGAACTGTTTCTTGAAAGGGCATTTGTAAAGATTTCCCTTATCATAAAAGTACATCGTAGCATTACAATGTTGATTAAAGCACAGGTATTCGCtcaaaaatagtgaaattaatttaaaagtgaCGTCAACAGTTGTTATTGTCACAAAATTTAAATGATACAAAGTTCAATTTGCAGAAATGTGCACTctaaattacataaacattCAACATTGCATAAAAACTATGGCCCGTTGATGTGTATCTGCATTACAACGTTGAGAGGACTCGATATTCCAGAATGTTCCCACGAATTATTATTGTTCTCACGAATAACACAGACATTTTCTAGGTGAATGACAGACAAGATGTCCCAAATAAGGAACCAGACGACACTGTTCCGCTACAAAGAAAAACAGGAAATGAAGTCCTAAATGCAAGTGTAagtgttattatgtttattatcgcttcaagaatacattttaaattagacggtaaaaaaaatatccagaaAAATTTTGATTGGCAAGTGAACCTGGCTCACAACCAAAAGACGACAAAATCAATCTTTCGGCCTCTTCTTATAGtcaattcaaaaacaaatatttttgatcacAGCTCATCACTAATGAAGAAAAATCCGTGGAGCCTGCTACTAATTCAGAACTGTTTAAGAAAAAGGAAATCACTTGGAGCGATGATACCTATCAGAATAAAGTGCACTTGCAGGTAAAGTTGGCCTTTTACTTAAGTTTCACACGAAGGGCTGTAAAGAGATAATCCACAATTTTTTAactaaactttgttttatgaTCTTGAAGAAATGTAATTTCCGAATCACTCATACGAATGAAACCAATATcccaattctctacagtcggtactgtcgagtatcgagacttagacatttaaaatgtactgccaaaataatacCACGGAGCCcgtgcaaaatttctcaataactagccgattgtcggtagtcgatagtggtagagaatcgagctacagtattTGATACACGTtcagtacaaaattaaaaaaaaatcgaccCATGAGGCTTACTCGAAGGATTACTTCCAATTACATCGGACAGGAATAGACTGcgaaacaagtattttatatttcaattatatctTATCTCTCTTTAGTGCAGGGTATACCTGACAGACGTGAAAAACTTTGTTATCTGTGTAGGATTTAGGAGTTCGCAGCGCACCGTGGATGTTAGAGAGGAAGGCTTCAGTGGGTCCTTGTTACACTAGAACCTTACCTGTTACCGAGCGGTCAGGAATCACCATATGTTTACCTAAGGTTTGTCTGTCTGTGATTGTTTTCGTTACTTTGGGATATCATTAAGTTAATTTGACTAAGGTAGTTTGACACAGAATTGTTCGATTTTGTATGTCTATGCTATCGAAGAAAGAAAATTGGTATGAAGTACCTAGTCGTAGAAAGGGCAGGATATACTTGTGGCCGTTGTGAAAACATCCCTATAATGAGTTGTATTGTTGTTATTTGTAATTGAACGCAAGATTTGTTTCAGAAATCCAAAAGAAATATGAATTTTACCCCCACTGACAGCTTCTACATACCAGTAAAATCGGgaattaatataacagtttcgaaggtaagtaaattttattaagtaggtacctaatttaaTGATCGACGAGTGATTACAAATcgattgaattattttataaaattgtattttttatattacagagatgtcttgataataataaaacgaaattatttGGACCAGTTGAGAAAAGGTCTACCGCTGAACCTGTATTAAAAATGCAAACAGATGTTgcaataaaagtaagtaaacaataacttattgaaacaaattaacTTATTATTGTCCCATTGCTGATTACAGATGTTTTCTCGGGATAAGGGAGGGAAGATTTCTTTGCGACATTTTCTTATACCGTAGATAGCTACAATAGGTGCCTTTAACCTATAACcaaggaaagagcgcgcgccgcgctcatctgtcaagctcGCGAAGAAAACGTGAGCGAAGAGCGTGCCGTCTGACAAacgagcgcggcgcgcgccctttcctttgttgtttcacgcgcgaaagagcgtgtgtgtaaaggcacctaatcaATCAATTAAATCCAGGGATTCAATAGTGGACATTGCCGAGCTTTGCTCAACTAGCTAGGGACGCTAGGCACGCGATGTCGCCAGATACATATGTTAAACAAAATCGTTTCGCTTGAGTCGTCACTGATATGCGTCGTAGAATATTTATCTCCTTGTGTATATTTGACTTTAGAAATTTAAACACTgaaacagtacctcgattctctacttctatcgactaccgacaaccggctggtcatcgagaaatgttgtacgaaaatctgatcagcgcctctgacgtgTGTCGtcggaactattttggcagtacattctcaatgtcaaattttcgatactcgacagtaccgattgtacagaatcgcactactgtAATGAATCGGGGCTTTTTCAGATCAAAGATACAAGTTACTCGAGTCACTCCACTTCTCTAAAAGGAAAACTGGACAACATTTATGAAAGAATAAAACATGCTCTGCACATTTAACAAGGGTTTAACTGaagcgtttatttttttatattttttatttgttcaaatgtatttttttgttttctaataaaacgCTTTCTGGCacgtaacatattttatttacaagttacATAGAAATATACCTATTGTATTAAAACGTGCCTAAATCTGCCTTGTATTTTgttcatcattatttttcacCTAATGCTATTATAAATTTAGatgtgtatgtaaaaaatacgCATTGTTTTTTTGTGACCATTTAaagtttttctgtttttttcttGAATCTTTCTGCTAGATTTATATCACtcctttgtatttatttgttaatttaacaCTTGTTTCTAACTCATCCCAAATCCCAAccataaatacaaaaaagttattaaatatatgCAGTAAAATTCttaatcaattaaaaacttcaataaGTATAACAGACAAAGTTTAAGAAAACATTTGCATAGCGACTTCTTCATCCGAAGCTTTTTGGAAGCCAGGTAAAAAGAAGTTCAAACAGCTCTAAGGGAATTAAGTACTACtactacataaaattacgcGTAATTTCGGCTAGACGTAACGCATATTTATAAAACGACGGTAACTAATTTTGGCACAAACGAAATTCAGTACACTTTTGGCAACACGCGACTTTAGTCACTATGAAATGTTTGACGTGCGCGGCCGCGTGATTGTGACGTCACGCGATGACCAAaagaaaaaaacctttaattttgcGTTGCGATGGTTGACGCACCTCATCTGGAATACGTAACAGAGTGTTCCTACTCGTAGACCTTGCAAGGGTTTTTGGCACGTTCGCGTATCTCTTGCTCTATGCGTACGCTTCGAGGGACAGTGTATGTGGAGCACGGGATGCCTTTGGTCGGCATTTGGTGTGAGAGGTTCGCGGCGCGAGCGGCGTCGTAGTCCACGTCACGAGGACGCCAGCGCAGCTCCGTACCACCACACCTGCAGGTCATCTCTCTACAAATCTGAAAAAAGcaataacgattttttttatcctTCGTTAAGACAACTCTGATAGTTTTTGCGTTTTAGGCAGCACTAAATAGTGGCCGATTGGGAGACATTCACATCACATCTTATATATAAAACGGGAAGAACATcacgtataaaaaaaatcttgattcCTTAAGATCATCAAAAAGACATAAAAATCTGGTATAGACTTTGGTACGATGGTGGCTTCTAAAAGCAATTTACTAACCGACGCGAGGTACTCATCCCTGCAGGAGTCAGGCCAGTCGCAGGTCCAGTTGATGGGCGGCTCGCACGGCATGATCGGGGGCGAGTAGCAGTTGCTCGGGTGCGCGCAGCACGTGGGACAACAGCATTGCTGGCACATCGTGTACACCTGGAAACAATACCATTACAATTATGATAAGGCCCAGCTGCGCCTCTGTAACTCTTCGAATACAAATAGTAATAGTGATCCGCTTGGCGATTTAACTtactttaatttacataaatagctACTACATCTATACATCAGTGGCATGTTTACATTAGCCATCTCACATTCTTCTAAAAAAAAACCTGTGAAAAAACCGACAAGAGTCAGCAAAAAAGATGAATCTGTAACTTACCAGCCACACAGCTCTTGCTATCTCGTTCCTGATGTACGGTAGACAGTTACACAGAAGACAGTTCTCAAACTTTGTCAGCTCCGGTACACCCAAGTTCTTCTCTACTCCGGACGGGCCGAGCATTACCTgagaaattttgaaatttatacAGTTTAGCAATTTTTCTGAGAGCAAAACGCATCTTTTAGCGTATTTGACAACgtgtattttatgaatgtagGAATAAATACACTAGGGTAGACAAATGTCCCACGACATGCCGAGCGAAGCTGATTGATTTCGCTTGATATATCTGGCGACAGCGCGGGACTAACGATGCATTGCATGACGTGCAAAGTTCGGTAATGTCCCACTATTTCAACCCAACGTCGTTGGTGTCGCAGGACATTCGTTCCCTTGTGTTGTAGCTTAGTTCTTGTTACACTACTTATACTCTTACCTCGCTGGCAAAGAACTGGCAGCACGGAGCACAGGTCCCAAGACTGTCCACATAAGCGACCTGTGCAACCTTCTGCCCCTTCAGGCCCTTCACCACGTTGATCGCGGTGCGAGCGATGGCAAACGCCCCAGAGAGGCAGGCGGTCGCGGTGCAGCAACCTTTGGCCGCGCACACCGCTTCGTTACCACTCATTATGCATGATGTTGCACATTCAACCTGTGTGTTAAAATCAAGGAATAATTTTGTAGAAAGCTGTATAAAGGAAGAAACGGTTTGACATCATTTTGGATACATTGACTAAGGTGGCATTTGGTTGTTTGCGTGTACGCCGCAATGTTTGTGGTAATTGGTTTTGCATCTATGTTAATTctcagtttaattaattttatggaGTTCCGTACACTACAGAATTTATTCTTAATGCCCCCAAATATCTAATTTTCTTGTATACACTACTCACTTACTTGCATTATTTAAGGCTACACGTATGTATGTCAATTTAAGGGCttctatttttatcaataaaattttactaacatctattattcaaatcattaatcagtaaagaaaaatataattcttcgAACCTGTTGTTGTGTCATGCTGCCAGGATGTATGGAAGACGAGAGAACAGGGACCATGGTGCACGGCGTGGCGCCTCCAATCACAGGGACTCTGACGGACTCTGGAGGGACTCGTAGATAGTCAGCCAGCACGGTGTTGGCCCTCACACAGTTGAGCTCGACGCAGCCCAGCAGTGTCCGAGGGTTGTACACCCCCCGAAGCCGTTGGATCTCGCTCACCAGAGGCACCATACTCTCAACTGGCTCCGTCGCTACTATCGTGAAACACTGCAAGTTTGAACGCATGATTTTTTGTAACAGACAGTAATTTTAT
This genomic stretch from Anticarsia gemmatalis isolate Benzon Research Colony breed Stoneville strain chromosome 13, ilAntGemm2 primary, whole genome shotgun sequence harbors:
- the LOC142977665 gene encoding uncharacterized protein LOC142977665 isoform X2 → MSEPENTSGGAADRVSPIVVVESASSKHTMPFRPVDRQDGEAPDLHQKRAPAVPSVAENWRDSAENPEIKELKESLNVKSSEQHKHVAKKLSSNISSKKRGSPVAIPLMPVQVQSKTGEIITAAPSAQPIPELSTPVLGKGKKKEAIEKKDDEDSITSEIAEERTPEQAAAKTTPEWVNDRQDVPNKEPDDTVPLQRKTGNEVLNASLITNEEKSVEPATNSELFKKKEITWSDDTYQNKVHLQDLGVRSAPWMLERKASVGPCYTRTLPVTERSGITICLPKKSKRNMNFTPTDSFYIPVKSGINITVSKRCLDNNKTKLFGPVEKRSTAEPVLKMQTDVAIKDVWKTREQGPWCTAWRLQSQGL
- the LOC142977665 gene encoding uncharacterized protein LOC142977665 isoform X3 — protein: MSEPENTSGGAADRVSPIVVVESASSKHTMPFRPVDRQDGEAPDLHQKRAPAVPFKSSEQHKHVAKKLSSNISSKKRGSPVAIPLMPVQVQSKTGEIITAAPSAQPIPELSTPVLGKGKKKEAIEKKDDEDSITSEIAEERTPEQAAAKTTPEWVNDRQDVPNKEPDDTVPLQRKTGNEVLNASLITNEEKSVEPATNSELFKKKEITWSDDTYQNKVHLQDLGVRSAPWMLERKASVGPCYTRTLPVTERSGITICLPKKSKRNMNFTPTDSFYIPVKSGINITVSKRCLDNNKTKLFGPVEKRSTAEPVLKMQTDVAIKIKDTSYSSHSTSLKGKLDNIYERIKHALHI
- the LOC142977665 gene encoding uncharacterized protein LOC142977665 isoform X1 codes for the protein MSEPENTSGGAADRVSPIVVVESASSKHTMPFRPVDRQDGEAPDLHQKRAPAVPSVAENWRDSAENPEIKELKESLNVKSSEQHKHVAKKLSSNISSKKRGSPVAIPLMPVQVQSKTGEIITAAPSAQPIPELSTPVLGKGKKKEAIEKKDDEDSITSEIAEERTPEQAAAKTTPEWVNDRQDVPNKEPDDTVPLQRKTGNEVLNASLITNEEKSVEPATNSELFKKKEITWSDDTYQNKVHLQDLGVRSAPWMLERKASVGPCYTRTLPVTERSGITICLPKKSKRNMNFTPTDSFYIPVKSGINITVSKRCLDNNKTKLFGPVEKRSTAEPVLKMQTDVAIKIKDTSYSSHSTSLKGKLDNIYERIKHALHI